In Rhizobium sp. CIAT894, the genomic window CCCTCATCCCACAGGCAGGAACCGAACCGACGGCGAATTTCGACAACCCGCCCGGGCTCTACGGTTCGGAGGATGGTTTCACTTCGCTGAACGTATTGCCCGAGAATGCCGAACTGACGCCGCTCGACACGGCCGGCACCAACGCTGTGCGCGAAGGCCTGATCGGCGGCGAAAGCTGGTCGGCAAAACCCGCGCTCTTTCTCGCAGCCTTTCTGCTGCTGCTCGCCGATAGCCTGATCGTCCTCTTCATGAACGGTGCGTTCTCCCGCTCGCGCCCGGCTGTCCGCACAGCGGCGATGATCGCTATTGCGCTCAGCGCCGGCTTTCTCATGCAACCCGGCACGCTTCATGCCAACGACTCCCGGCCCGGCGACGACCTCATCCTGCAAAGGCTCGACAACACGCACCTCGCCTATGTCGTCACCGGTGAGCAGGACGTCGACAATATATCCGAACGCGGGCTCGAGGGCCTGACCCAGTTCCTGACCTTTCGCACGACGCTGGAGCCGGCGCCGCCCGTGGGCATCGACCTCACCAAGGACGAGCTTGCCTTCTATCCGATCATCTACTGGCCGGTTTCGGCGACGGCGCCGATGCCGTCTTCGGCGGCGATCAGCCGCATCGACGCCTATATGCGCAATGGCGGCACCGTGCTTTTCGATACGCGCGATCAGATCAGCGCATTGGACAATGGCGGCAATGTCAGCGCCAACGGCCAGAGGCTGCAGCAAATCCTCGGCAATCTCGACATTCCGCCGCTTGAGCCGGTACCGTCGGATCACGTGTTGACGAAATCCTTCTATCTCCTGTCGAGCTTTCCCGGTCGTTACGCCGGCAGCCCCCTGTGGATCGAGGCCCGGCAGGGCGGCCGCGAAGCGACCGAAAAATCGGCAGCGACGGCCGACGGCGTTTCGCCGATCCTGATCACCGGCAACGATTTCGCCGGTGCCTGGGCAATCGACGACAACGGCATACCGATGCTGCCGACCGTGCCGTCCGATGAAACACAGCGGGAATATGCCTATCGTTCCGGCGTCAACATCATGATGTATATGCTGACCGGCAACTACAAAACCGACCAGGTTCATGTTCCCGACCTGCTCGAACGGTTAGGGCAATGAGATGACGTTCGATTTTTCGCCCTTCCTGCCTTGGCCGGTTCTGGCCGCACTGGCTGCCGTCAGCGCCATCATCGCCGGCCTGGCGGTCTGGCGCGGCATTCGCGGCGCCTGGATCCGGACGCTGGCGGCACTCGCCATGCTGGCCGCCCTTGCCAATCCCGTCCTGCTGCAGGAGGACCGGGATCAGCTGTCGACCATCGTCCCCGTTCTCGTTGACCGAAGCCAGAGCCAACAGACACCCGACCGCGTCAAGACGACAGACGATGCGCTTGCTGCCCTGAAAGGACAGCTCGCCCGCTTCCCCCAGATCGAACCTCGCTTCGTCGATGTCGAAGGCGACGTCAATTCCGACGTGCCGTCGACCCGGCTGTTCGACGCGCTGTCTGCCAACATCGCCGATGTCCCGCCCGCCCGTATCGGCGGCGCCATCATGCTGACTGATGGCGAAGTCCATGATGTCCCCGCCGCCAACCAGGCGCTCGGTTTCGACGCGCCGATCCACGGCCTCATCACCGGCAAGGCCAATGAATTCGATCGCCGCATCGAAGTCATCAAGGGGCCGCGCTTCGGTATCGTCAACGAGGAGCAGCAAGTCGTTCTGCGCGTCTTCGACGACGGCCCGAGCCCCGGCGGCACGGCCAATGTCACGGTGAAACTGAACGGTGACGAGATCGCTACCCTGCAGGCGACGCCCGGCCAGGATACGCCCTTCTCCTTCAAGGTGCCGGCCGGCGGCAGCAACGTGCTCGAATTCTCGGTCGCGGCCCTTCCCGGCGAGGTCACCACCGCCAACAACCGCGCCGTCCACGTCATCGACGGCATCCGCCAGAATCTCCGCGTCCTGCTCGTTTCCGGCGAGCCGCATGCCGGCGAGCGTGCCTGGCGCAACCTGCTGAAATCCGATGCCTCCGTCGATCTCGTCCACTTCACCATCCTGCGTCCGCCGGAAAAGCAGGATGGCACGCCGATCAACGAGTTGTCGCTGATCGCGTTCCCGACGCGTGAACTCTTCGTCGACAAGATCAAGGATTTCGACCTGATCATCTTCGACCGCTATCAGCACCGCGGCGTACTGCCACTGCTCTATTACGATTACATCGCGCAATATGTCGACAACGGCGGCGCGCTGCTGATCGCTGCTGGTCCCGAGCATGCCGGCCCCGATTCCATCGCGCTGACGCCGCTTTCGTCGGTCCTGCCGGCAACGCCCACCGGAGAGATGATCGAAAAAGCCTTCTATCCCCGCCTCTCCGAGGAAGGCCGCAAACATCCCGTCACCCGCGGCCTGGATGGTTCGGGCGAGGATCCGCCGCATTGGGGCCGCTGGTTCCGCAGCGTCGATGTCGACCGGCCGCAGGGCGAGACGATTATGCTCGGGGCCGACAACCATCCGCTGCTGGTGCTGAACCGCGCTGGCCAGGGCCGCGTCGCCATGCTGCTTTCCGATCAGGGCTGGCTGTGGGCGCGCGGCTTCGAAGGCGGCGGTCCGAACGTATCGCTCTATCGCCGTATCGCCCATTGGCTGATGAAGGAGCCGGCGCTAGAGGAAGAAGCGCTGACGGCGCGCGCCTCCGGCCGGACCCTTGAAGTCACGCGCCAGACGATCGGCGACAATCCCGGCAACGCCACCGTGCGTTATCCCTCCGGCAAGACCGAAACTCTGGCGCTCACCCAGTCCGAACCCGGGCTCTACAAGGCCGAGAAACGGATGGACGAAATCGGCCTCTTCGAAATCCGCAACGGCAAGCTCTCGACACTTGTGCATATCGGCGCCGTCGACGCACCTGAGTTCAAGGCGATGATCTCGACGACCGATGTGCTGAAGCCGATCGCCGACAGAAGCAAGGGTCTCGTCACCCGCGTTGCCAACGAAAATGGCAGGATCAACGTTCCGCCGATCCTGCCGGTGCGCGGTCAGGTGCGCGTCGCCGACAATGATCGCATGATGATCCGCATGACCAGCGAGACGGTGTTGAAGGGCATCAACACGCTGCCGCTCTTTGCCGGCTTCGCCGGCGTCGGCATCCTGCTGCTGGCCTTTGGCGCCATGTGGTGGCGTGAAGGGCGATAACCCATGCCGGCATTCGAGCTGACCGCCTCACCCTCGCCGGAGGAACTCGCTGTTATCACCGATGCGCTCTCGGCCTTCAACAATAGTGATGTTGGCCCCGCGGATCGCCGGCCGCTTGCCGTCCTCATCCGCGACACGGACGGCAAGGTGACCGGCGGTCTGTCCGGCTTTACCGCCTGGGGCTGGCTGTTTACCCAGATGCTCTATATTCCCGATACGCTGCGCGGCACCGGTCTCGCCGGCAAGATCCTCGCGAAAGCGGAAGACGAGGCGAAAGCCCGGGGCTGCCGCGGCGCCTGGATCGACACGTTCAGCCCGCAGGCCTTGCGAGCCTATCTGCGTCAGGGTTATGAGGTCTTCGGGGAGCTTGAGGATTTCCCGGAGGGCCGCACACGCAGCTTCCTCCGGAAAAAACTCTAATCATCCGTGCCAGGCGATAATGCCCTTCAGCCGCTCGTGCACGCCTTCGGCGATCGGAACGACGAGTACGCGGCCGGGGTCGACGGGTCCCGGAAAGGACAACGCGTTATAGGCGACCTTCTCGAAGCCGAGCGGGCCGTAATAGGGCGGATCGCCGACCAGGATGACCGCTTCCGAGCCCTTGCGTCTGGCCGCCTCCACCGCGATCCGTACCAACTCACGGCCGATACCCTGGTTCTTGTGCGAGGGCCGGACGGCAAGCGGGCCGAGCAAATGCCCCTTCGCCGTGCCGGCCAGCACCGGCGTCATCCGCACGGAAGCAATCGTCTCGCCATTGTCGGTGCAGATGAAGGAGAGCGACAGATCATGCGGCCCCTGCTCGCGGATGCGCGCGGCAGCGCGCGCGAAGCGACCGGGACCGAAGGCTTCTTCGTTGATGTGTTCGATGGCGGCGTCATGAGACGCGTCTTCGGTGAGGTAGACGAGATCGTGCTTGTACATGATGACAGAAACCGGATGGACAGATTGATGGGTCTCGAACACGCCTTGGGCGTTCGGGAGCATCAGCGTCGTCGCGGGTTTCTGAAAATGAACATCAGGCAGGGGTCTCTCAAATCATGACAAGGCCGATAGCAGGAAAAATTTCCGCCGTCCAACGCAAAATGCACACCACGGCACTCGAAACTATGCAGTGCCTGAACGGCGTGACGCACTGTTCAACCTTTACCACCTGCAAAGCGCCGCTATCTCAGCTAAGTCAGGTCCCGACACGCAATCAAGGGAAGTGAAGATCATGGGAATGCTGGTGGACGGCGTCTGGCATGACGTCTGGTACGACACGAAGGAGAGCCAGGGCCAATTCAAGCGACAGCCGTCGCAGTTTCGCAACTGGGTGACCTCGGATGGTGAGGCCGCCCCTTCCGGCAGCAGCGGCTTCAAGGCCGAGGCCGGGCGTTACCATCTTTATGTTTCGCTTGCCTGTCCCTGGGCGCACCGCACGCTGATCTTCCGCAAGCTGAAAAAGCTGGAGGAGCTGATTTCGGTCTCTGTCGTCGATCCGCTGATGCTCGAGAACGGCTGGGAATTCAAAGTCGGCGACGGCGCCACGGGCGACCCGCTTTTCGGCGCGGCCGCGCTCTGGCAGATCTACGCCAAGGCCGATCCGCATTATTCCGGCCGCGTGACCGTTCCCGTCCTCTGGGACAAGAAATCAGGCACGATCGTCAACAACGAATCCGCCGAGATCATCCGCATGTTCAACAGCGCCTTCGACGGCCTGACCGACTCGAAGATCGATTTCTATCCGGAAGATCTGAGAGCCGAAATCGACGCGCTGAATGCCACCGTCTACGACACAGTCAACAACGGCGTCTACAAGGCGGGCTTTGCCACCACCCAGGACGCCTATGAGGAAAATGTCGGCAAGCTGTTCGAAACCCTCGATATGCTCGACGAACGCTTGGGCAAGGGCCGCTACCTCTTCGGCAACCGCCAGACCGAGGCCGACTGGCGCCTGTTCACCACGCTGGTGCGTTTCGACGCCGTCTATGTCGGCCATTTCAAGTGCAACATCCGCCGCCTCGCCGACTACCGCAACCTGCCCGGCTATTTGAGGGATCTCTACCAGACGGCGGGCATTGCCGAGACGGTGAACCTGACGCACATCAAGCAGCATTATTACCGCAGCCACAAGACGATCAATCCGACCGGCATCGTCCCCGTCGGCCCGGCGCTCGATCTTGACAGCCCACACGGCCGCGCTACAGCGCCGCGCGTCTTTTCAGACGCGCAAAGGACGCCATAGAACTTTAAATCACGGCTTGAATTTGCCTCTCACCACCGGTGGTCAGGTTCCTGCTCGCCGCGCAACTCGGCCAGGCGGCGATGCGTCGCCTCGGTCGTGCCGGCGGGCAGGCTGTCGAGCGAGAAGAAGCCGCTGTCGGAGATTTCCCAATCCGGCGGGCGCGGCGCCGTCTGCTCGACGCTGGCCCGGTAGAATACGACATGGTCGCGCCGTGTGGTCGTGGTGTTGAAATAGACCTGGACCAGTTGCGGTTTGCCGATAATCCTGAGGTTGCCCTCCTCGCGCAGTTCCTTGGCGAGCGCTTCCTCGACCGTCTCGTTGCGTTCCAGCCCGCCGCCCGGCATATGCCAGCCGCCGACATAGCTGTGACGCACCAGGAAAATCCGCCCTTCGGCGTCGAAGCAGGCAGCCCTGACACCCATCGTCATGCCGCGGGCGAAGGAGAAATAGACATGCAGGAGGCGCAAGGCCAGCCTGATGTGAGGGGGCCGCTTTTCTTTATCCACCATCGTACCGTTTCAGCCCTTCATCGCGCCGGATGTGTTTGATTTGTCAATAAGCTGGTCTATGTCTCGTAGGATGTTCAAACTCGCGCATATTTCCGACGTCCACCTCGGGCCGCTGCCCCGTCTTTCCATCCAGGAGCTGTTTTCAAAACGCATAACGGGCTTTGTGAACTGGCATCGAAATCGACGCAAGCACCTTTTCGGCAGCACGCTGGATCTGCTGCTCGACGACATCCGCGCCCATCAGGCCGATCATCTGGCCGTGACCGGCGACCTTGTCAATCTGGCGAGCGGCATTGAGATCCGCGCCGCCGCCGCCTGGCTGCGTGAACTCGGCGACCCCGCCGACACTTCCGTCGTTCCCGGCAATCACGACGCCTATGTGCCCGGCGCCTACGAGAAGTCGATGCGCGCCTGGTATGATTATGTCCGCGGCGATCTCGCCCCGCCGCAATGGCAGGAGGATCGCCATATCTTCCCCTATCTGCGCATCCGCGGCAAAGTCGCGATCGTCGGCTGCTCGACGGCGGTCGCGACACCTCCCTTTGCCGCCTCCGGCTTTTTCGGCGCCCGCCAGGCCCGCGATACCGTCAACATGCTGCGCGCGGCCGGCGAGGCCGGTCTCTTCCGCGTCGTCATGATCCATCATCCGCCGATCCGCGGCGCCACCACCTTCTACAAGCGCATGATCGGCATTCGCCGCTTCGCCGCGGTGATTTCGACCGGCGGCGCCGAGCTGGTGTTGCACGGGCATACGCACCTCAACACGCTGCACTGGCTGCGCGGCCAGGTCCAGCCGGTGCCCGTCGTCGGCATTGCCTCGGCCTCGCAGGGACCGGGCAGCATCAAGCCGCCCGGCGCCTACAACCTCTTCTCCATCGATGGAGCTCCCGGCGCCTGGGAGCTCAGCGGTGAGCGCTTCAGCCTCAACCGGTCCGGCGATGCCGTGATGCCGGAAAGCGTCGATATTTTCGCGCGTTAGCGCAGGATCCGGACTCTGTTCATCCAGAACTTGAATCGATCTGAGAAGACATCGGACCATCGTCGCAACATTTGCCGCAGAGACCGCTTACCCCCTTGGTATTTTTAATCGTAAGCGTACAATCCGGCCAACCGCATCGCCTCAGAACGGAGCCCGCCGATGACTTCCTCTTTCCGTCACCTGTCCAGACTTTCGCTCGCTGCCGGCTTCGCCTTCGGCATCGCCACGGCCGCTTTTGCGGTCGGCGGCAGCAATGATGACACCAATCCGCCGCCGAAGACCGAGACGACCAAGACCTGCACCGGCGGCAAGGTCTGGGACAAGGCCAAGAAGGAATGCGTCAACCCGAAGAAGAGCAGCTTCAACGATGACGATCTCTATAAGTTCGCCCGGGAGTTTGCCTATGCCGGCCAGTATGAGAACGCCATCACCGTGCTCAATCTCGCTCGCAACCAGAACGACCCGCGCATCCTGAACTATCTCGGCTACGCCAACCGCAAGGCCGGCCGCATGGAGCTCGGCATGTCCTATTACCGCAAGGCGCTACAGGCGGACGAAAACTACATCCTCGCCCGCTCCTACATGGGCATGGCGCTGGTGGAACAGGGAGATATCCAGGGGGCTCGTGTCCAGCTCGTCGAAATCCGCGATCGCGGCGGCGAAGGCACATGGGCCTATCGCGCTCTGCTGCAGAGCTTGAACGGCTACAAGACATATTGACGCAAGTTTTGTGGACCACAATACGAAAACCCCTTGAGAAAAGGGGATGAAGACCGCCGAATGCTTGCGCAGTGCAGGAGACTTGTTTCATAAAGCACATGCATCGTCGGCGTCGATAAGGCCGGCTTCGCGCCCGACGGCGAACCCTTCGTCCGCGAAACCATCGTGAATGCTTCTTGGATAGACAATGCGTCAACCCGCAACGACCATCGACCTCCGGCGTGATCTCGTCGGCCTTCTGCCCCGCCTTCGCCGCTTCGCGATCACGCTCGCGGGTGAGGCTGCCGTCGCCGACGAACTCGTTCAGGCCGTCTGTCAGCGCGCCATCGCCAAGGGCCATCAATGGAGCGGTGAAGGCCGGCTGGAAAGCTGGATCTATACGCTTGCCCGCCAGCAGTGGACGGACGACAGCCGCAAGCGCAAGCCGAAGGCTTCCGTCCGCGGCAACGTCACCGATATCAGAGAAGCCGCGCGCGAGCGCTCGGCTGCGGTCGATCCCGACGCCATCCATCGCATGATCGCCGACATGCCGGACGGCCTGTCCAGCATGTTCCTGCTCGTCGACGTCGAAGGCCACAGCTACCAGCAAGCGGCCGACATCATGGGCACGCCGGTGGCAAATGTCGTCTCGCAGCTTGCCACCGCCAGGCTGCATTTTGCCGGGCTCGCCGACACCCACCCGATTCACAGGTACTGAATTTGCCCGATCTTAGGAAATTGCCGCTCGAAGCCCAGCTCACCGCCCTTCTCGACGGCGAAGTCTCGCCCGAACAGCGCCACGAGTTGGAGCAGCGCCTGGCAGTCGACGAGAACGCCCGCCGCCTGCATGAGAGGCTGCGCCACGGCGCCGATTTCGGCCGCCGCCGCCTCGACGATATCCTGAAGGAGCCGGTGCCGCTCGCCCTCGTCCGCTCGATCAAGAGCACGCAGCCGCCGAAGACGCCGATCGCCCAGCGCGCCACGCGCCCGCAGGTGAAACTGGCGCCGACCGGCCCGCAGGCGTTGGCCGCCGCTCTCATCCTCTTCGCCGTCGGTTGCGGTATCGGCTATTTTGTCGGCACCAGCCCTGATGCCGACGACATCGCCGCCACGACCTCGACCGCCGCGCCCGCCAATACCAGCGACTGGCTGGGCGACGTCACCGCCTATCAGCGGCTGCTGATCCGTCAGCCCCGTCATCTCGTCGAAGTACCCGCCTCGCAGGCCGAGGAAATCTCCAGCTGGCTGACCACCGCGATCGGCGTGCCTTTCCGCGTGCCCGATCTCAGCGCCGAATCCTGGACCTTCCAGGGCGCCCGCGTCATTCTCGGCGACAGCCGCCCTGTCGGCCAGCTCGTCTATTCCAACGCCGACGGCGACGTCATCTCCATCTGCTTCCGCAAGGACGCGCTGCCGCCGGAGACCGACGATTTCAAGGAAACGATCAAGGACGAGATCGGTCTTGTCACCTGGCACAATGCCGGCACGTCCTACGTGCTTGCCGGCCCCTCCGCCGAAGCCGCCCTCGGCCAGCTCGCCATGAAGATCGCTACGGCGATTTGATGACCGCCAGCGGAGCTGAGGCGGCACCATGGCAAAATCGACTATCAGCGCCAGCCGCCCCCTCATCCGACCCTGCGGGCCACCTTCTCCCCGCTGGGGAGAAGAGGGAGCGAGTGGTGGCCTACCGTCCGTCGGCGCCCTTTTGCGGATGAGAGGAAGCGAGACGTTGCGGCATATCTCTTCTCCCCAGCGGGGAGAAGGTGCCGGCAGGCGGATGAGGGGGCCGCACGGCACGTCTTTCATTGCTTTCGCGTGCGCTCAGCGCAGACGCAACGAAGTCAACCTAATCGTCAGGCCGCACCGTACCGAGACGATCGCGGCCTGATTCAATCCGATCAGGCCTTGCCGGCCTTCAGCTCGAGCACGCGGTTGGCCGCAGAGACGATTGCTTCCAGCGATGCCGCGACGATGTTGGTGTTGATGCCGGCGCCGAAGAGCTTGCCGCCGGGATAGGAGGTCTCGACATAGGAGATCGCCGCCGCGTTCGAGCCGTGCTGCAGCGAATGCTCGGAATAGTCCTCGACCGACATCTCGATGCCGAGATAGTGCGACAGCGCATTGATGAAGCCGTCGATCGGGCCGTTGCCGTGTCCTTCGATGCGCTTGATCTCGCCATTATCGGTGATCTCGGCCGCGACGATCCGCTGGCCCTTGCGCTCCGTGTCGGGATAGGTGTGGTGATCGACAAATTTGAGGCGCGCATCGGGCTGGGTCACGTAGCGCTCGATGAAACGATCATAGATGCGCTTGGAGGGAAGTTCCTTGCCCTCGACATCGGTGATGCGCTGAATGTCCTCGCGGAACTCGACCTGCAGGTTACGCGGCAGGTTGAGCCCG contains:
- a CDS encoding N-acetyltransferase; the encoded protein is MLPNAQGVFETHQSVHPVSVIMYKHDLVYLTEDASHDAAIEHINEEAFGPGRFARAAARIREQGPHDLSLSFICTDNGETIASVRMTPVLAGTAKGHLLGPLAVRPSHKNQGIGRELVRIAVEAARRKGSEAVILVGDPPYYGPLGFEKVAYNALSFPGPVDPGRVLVVPIAEGVHERLKGIIAWHG
- a CDS encoding anti-sigma factor, whose product is MPDLRKLPLEAQLTALLDGEVSPEQRHELEQRLAVDENARRLHERLRHGADFGRRRLDDILKEPVPLALVRSIKSTQPPKTPIAQRATRPQVKLAPTGPQALAAALILFAVGCGIGYFVGTSPDADDIAATTSTAAPANTSDWLGDVTAYQRLLIRQPRHLVEVPASQAEEISSWLTTAIGVPFRVPDLSAESWTFQGARVILGDSRPVGQLVYSNADGDVISICFRKDALPPETDDFKETIKDEIGLVTWHNAGTSYVLAGPSAEAALGQLAMKIATAI
- a CDS encoding RNA polymerase sigma factor, whose amino-acid sequence is MRQPATTIDLRRDLVGLLPRLRRFAITLAGEAAVADELVQAVCQRAIAKGHQWSGEGRLESWIYTLARQQWTDDSRKRKPKASVRGNVTDIREAARERSAAVDPDAIHRMIADMPDGLSSMFLLVDVEGHSYQQAADIMGTPVANVVSQLATARLHFAGLADTHPIHRY
- a CDS encoding metallophosphoesterase; protein product: MFKLAHISDVHLGPLPRLSIQELFSKRITGFVNWHRNRRKHLFGSTLDLLLDDIRAHQADHLAVTGDLVNLASGIEIRAAAAWLRELGDPADTSVVPGNHDAYVPGAYEKSMRAWYDYVRGDLAPPQWQEDRHIFPYLRIRGKVAIVGCSTAVATPPFAASGFFGARQARDTVNMLRAAGEAGLFRVVMIHHPPIRGATTFYKRMIGIRRFAAVISTGGAELVLHGHTHLNTLHWLRGQVQPVPVVGIASASQGPGSIKPPGAYNLFSIDGAPGAWELSGERFSLNRSGDAVMPESVDIFAR
- a CDS encoding NUDIX domain-containing protein; amino-acid sequence: MVDKEKRPPHIRLALRLLHVYFSFARGMTMGVRAACFDAEGRIFLVRHSYVGGWHMPGGGLERNETVEEALAKELREEGNLRIIGKPQLVQVYFNTTTTRRDHVVFYRASVEQTAPRPPDWEISDSGFFSLDSLPAGTTEATHRRLAELRGEQEPDHRW
- a CDS encoding glutathione S-transferase family protein — protein: MGMLVDGVWHDVWYDTKESQGQFKRQPSQFRNWVTSDGEAAPSGSSGFKAEAGRYHLYVSLACPWAHRTLIFRKLKKLEELISVSVVDPLMLENGWEFKVGDGATGDPLFGAAALWQIYAKADPHYSGRVTVPVLWDKKSGTIVNNESAEIIRMFNSAFDGLTDSKIDFYPEDLRAEIDALNATVYDTVNNGVYKAGFATTQDAYEENVGKLFETLDMLDERLGKGRYLFGNRQTEADWRLFTTLVRFDAVYVGHFKCNIRRLADYRNLPGYLRDLYQTAGIAETVNLTHIKQHYYRSHKTINPTGIVPVGPALDLDSPHGRATAPRVFSDAQRTP
- a CDS encoding GNAT family N-acetyltransferase; this encodes MPAFELTASPSPEELAVITDALSAFNNSDVGPADRRPLAVLIRDTDGKVTGGLSGFTAWGWLFTQMLYIPDTLRGTGLAGKILAKAEDEAKARGCRGAWIDTFSPQALRAYLRQGYEVFGELEDFPEGRTRSFLRKKL